In Brassica napus cultivar Da-Ae unplaced genomic scaffold, Da-Ae ScsIHWf_528;HRSCAF=793, whole genome shotgun sequence, the following are encoded in one genomic region:
- the LOC125604371 gene encoding LYR motif-containing protein At3g19508: MKKVLRVYGGVLRLVRLLPADTRPYYAKYARENFVNYRDVDVSETPLDELFQRAYNHSLWVLKKYSIDESAAKKLKEICFE; this comes from the exons ATGAAGAAGGTGCTGAGAGTATACGGCGGCGTTTTGAGGCTAGTGCGGCTTTTGCCGGCGGACACAAGGCCCTACTACGCCAAATACGCGAGGGAGAATTTCGTTAACTACCGTGACGTCGATGTAAGCGAAACACCCCTTGATGAACTCTTCCAACGAGCTTATAATCACTCACTATGGGTACTCAAAAAG TATTCAATCGACGAATCTGCTGCCAAGAAGCTAAAAGAGATTTGTTTTGAATGA
- the LOC106428369 gene encoding transcription factor bHLH113-like gives MGDTAEDQDDQTMVEAVGVPSFSELLMLSDGFLSSSEDHHREVNGGDGGEDSFGFVFSGTNGSKMLCFSGDCQNGDESLFQEPSLPSGVSVSDPSSCTINTCKNSNDTCTNEKSTKSSNKKRTGSGNGQNMDHNQKPSKKCKKNQDKSSVGIAKVRKERLGERIAALQQLVSPYGKTDAASVLHEAMGYIKFLQDQIQVLCSPYLINYSLDGGAVTGDVMPGKKVRDLRSRGLCLVPVSSTVHVENSNGADLWSPATASMGHTMSPSQ, from the exons ATGGGAGATACCGCAGAAGACCAAGATGACCAAACTATGGTGGAAGCTGTCGGAGTCCCGAGCTTCTCGGAGCTTCTTATGTTGTCGGACGGGTTTCTCAGCTCCTCTGAAGACCACCACCGCGAAGTTAACGGTGGCGATGGTGGAGAAGACAGCTTCGGTTTTGTATTCTCCGGTACAAATGGGTCAAAAATGCTCTGTTTCAGCGGAGACTGTCAAAACGGCGACGAATCGCTCTTCCAAGAACCTTCTCTTCCTTCCGGAGTATCCGTTTCTGATCCTTCTTCATGCACTATTAACACTTGCAAGAACTCGAATGACACTTGTACTAACGAGAAATCAACTAAATCTTCAAAC aagaagagaaccgGGTCGGGTAATGGGCAAAACATGGATCATAACCAAAAACCAAGCAAGAAATGCAAGAAAAATCAGGATAAATCATCAGTTGGAATTGCAAAG GTAAGGAAAGAAAGGTTAGGGGAAAGAATTGCAGCGTTGCAGCAACTGGTTTCTCCATACGGAAAG ACAGATGCAGCTTCTGTCTTGCATGAAGCGATGGGTTACATCAAATTCTTACAAGACCAGATCCAAGTCCTTTGCTCTCCTTACCTGATCAACTATTCTCTT GACGGTGGAGCTGTTACCGGAGATGTAATGCCAGGGAAGAAAGTGAGAGACTTGAGAAGCAGAGGATTATGCCTAGTACCTGTCTCGTCCACTGTACACGTTGAAAACTCTAATGGTGCTGATTTATGGTCACCTGCTACTGCTAGTATGGGTCACACTATGTCACCCTCTCAATGA
- the LOC106428372 gene encoding sodium/proton antiporter 1: MAVLPVGSHFAPPHKLTKRHTVATPSPISLSTRLPQNVSLSKLSGITNSRLSRHSVLVRAEDKIRVSSLEEPSQPLDDSELEDLLDASGSCDPICSVDEPSSSYFEANYQPKTDIVKALAILAAALTGTAAINHSWVAANQDVAMALLFGIGYAGIIFEESLAFNKSGVGLLMAVSLWVVRGIGAPSTEIAVAELQHATAEVSEIVFFILGAMTIVEIVDAHQGFKLVTDNITTRKPKTLLWVVGFVTFFLSSILDNLTSTIVMVSLLRKLVPQSEYRKLLGAVVVIAANAGGAWTPIGDVTTTMLWIHGQISTLPTIQGLFIPSAISLAVPLALMSLSSEVNEKGQDSSDVLASEKMAPRGKLVFGVGLGALVFVPVFKALTGLPPYMGILLGLGVLWVLTDAIHYGESERQKLKVPQALSRIDTQGALFFLGILLSVSSLEAAGILREIANYLDANIPNVELIASAIGVVSAIIDNVPLVAATMGMYDLTSFPQDSEFWQLVAFCAGTGGSMLIIGSAAGVAFMGMEKIDFFWYFRKVSGFAFAGYAAGIAAYLAIQSVHFSIPTTVAQIPFLTGS, translated from the exons ATGGCGGTGTTACCAGTCGGCTCCCACTTCGCGCCGCCGCACAAACTGACGAAGAGACACACCGTCGCGACTCCATCCCCTATCTCTCTCTCAACCCGATTGCCTCAAAACGTCTCCCTTTCCAAACTCTCCGGAATAACAAACTCGAGGCTGTCCAGACACAGTGTTCTCGTGAGGGCAGAGGATAAGATCAGAGTCTCTTCTCTCGAGGAACCATCTCAACCACTCGATGACTCAGAGCTTGAG GACTTGCTTGACGCATCAGGATCATGTGACCCTATTTGCTCAGTTGATGAGCCTAGCTCGAGCTACTTCGAAGCGAATTATCAACCGAAGACGGATATAGTCAAAGCTCTTGCTATTCTCGCGGCTGCTCTCACAGGAACAGCTGCCATTAATCATTCTTGGGTCGCTGCTAACCAGGATGTTGCTATGGCGTTGTTGTTTGGAATAGGATACGCTGGAATCATCTTTGAAGAGTCTTTAGCTTTTAATAAAAGTGGAGTGGGGCTTTTGATGGCTGTTAGTCTGTGGGTTGTGAGGGGCATAGGG GCTCCTTCAACTGAGATAGCTGTTGCAGAGCTTCAACATGCAACAGCTGAAGTAAGTGAGATTGTGTTTTTCATACTGGGGGCAATGACCATTGTGGAGATTGTTGATGCTCACCAAGGGTTTAAGCTGGTTACTGACAATATAACCACTCGGAAGCCAAAGACGCTTTTATGGGTG GTCGGCTTTGTGACTTTTTTCCTCAGTTCGATTCTAGACAACCTGACCTCTACCATTGTCATGGTTTCTTTACTCAGGAAACTGGTTCCTCAATCTGAATACCGCAA ACTTCTAGGAGCTGTTGTGGTAATAGCAGCGAATGCAGGAGGAGCATGGACTCCAATTGGTGATGTTACTACAACTATGCTATGGATTCATGGTCAGATATCCACCTTGCCGACCATAcag GGCCTTTTCATACCTTCGGCCATATCTCTTGCTGTTCCGCTAGCCCTCATGTCCTTGAGCAG TGAGGTAAACGAAAAGGGACAGGATTCATCAGATGTATTAGCTTCTGAAAAGATGGCTCCAAGAGGGAAGTTAGTGTTTGGAGTTGGCCTTGGAGCATTGGTTTTTGTTCCAGTCTTCAAAGCATTAACTGGACTGCCTCCTTACATGGGTATCTTGCTGGGTCTTGGAGTTCTTTGGGTCTTGACTGATGCCATCCACTACGGTGAATCAGAAAGACAAAAGCTCAAAGTACCTCAAGCCTTGTCTAGAATCGACACACAAGGCGCTTTGTTTTTCCTTGGCATCCTTTTATCCGTTAGCAG CCTTGAAGCAGCTGGGATCCTCAGGGAGATTGCAAACTACCTTGATGCTAATATACCAAACGTTGAGCTAATAGCTAGTGCAATAGGTGTTGTGTCTGCAATCATAGACAATGTTCCATTGGTTGCAGCGACCATGGGGATGTACGACCTCACATCCTTCCCTCAAGACTCCGAGTTTTGGCAGCTAGTTGCGTTCTGTGCCGGTACTGGTGGTTCAATGCTTATCATTGGTTCTGCTGCTGGTGTAGCTTTCATGGGGATGGAGAAAATTGATTTCTTTTGGTACTTCCGAAAG GTAAGTGGTTTTGCTTTTGCTGGTTATGCTGCTGGTATCGCGGCTTACTTGGCGATTCAAAGTGTTCATTTTTCGATCCCAACAACGGTGGCTCAGATCCCATTTCTCACTGGTTCGTAA
- the LOC106428381 gene encoding cinnamyl alcohol dehydrogenase 4 — translation MGSVEGGEKKALGWAARDPSGVLSPYSYTLRSTGPDDVYIKVICCGICHTDIHQIKNDLGMSNYPMVPGHEVVGEVVEVGSDVSKFTVGDVVGVGVIVGCCGSCKPCSSDLEQYCNKRIWSYNDVYTDGKPTQGGFADTMIVNQKFVVKIPEGMPVEQAAPLLCAGVTVYSPLSHFGLMSSGLRGGILGLGGVGHMGVKIAKAMGHHVTVISSSERKREEAMDHLGADDYVVSSDQAEMQRIADSLDYIIDTVPVFHPLEPYLACLKLDGKLILMGVINTPLQFITPLVILGRKVISGSFIGSIKETEEVLAFCKEKGLTSTIEVVKIDELNTAFERLHKNDVRYRFVVDVAGSNLVEEAATTTK, via the exons atggGAAGTGTAGAAGGTGGAGAAAAGAAGGCTTTAGGATGGGCTGCAAGAGATCCTTCTGGTGTTCTCTCTCCTTACTCCTACACTTTGAG GAGCACAGGGCCAGATGATGTGTATATAAAGGTTATATGCTGTGGAATCTGCCATACTGATATCCACCAGATTAAAAATGATCTTGGAATGTCCAATTATCCTATGGTTCCTGG ACACGAGGTGGTAGGTGAAGTGGTTGAAGTGGGATCAGATGTGAGCAAGTTCACCGTAGGAGATGTGGTCGGAGTCGGCGTTATCGTAGGATGCTGCGGTAGCTGCAAACCCTGCAGCTCAGATCTTGAACAGTACTGTAACAAGAGAATCTGGAGTTACAATGATGTCTACACCGACGGAAAACCAACTCAAGGTGGCTTCGCTGACACTATGATCGTCAATCAGAA GTTTGTCGTGAAGATCCCGGAAGGTATGCCGGTGGAACAGGCTGCCCCGCTGCTCTGCGCGGGAGTAACTGTGTACAGTCCGTTGAGCCACTTCGGTCTAATGTCAAGCGGGCTCAGAGGAGGGATTCTAGGGTTAGGAGGAGTTGGGCACATGGGTGTGAAGATAGCTAAAGCAATGGGACATCACGTGACGGTGATAAGCTCGTCAGAGAGGAAAAGAGAAGAAGCAATGGATCATCTAGGAGCTGACGACTACGTAGTGAGCTCTGATCAAGCAGAGATGCAAAGGATCGCAGATTCTCTTGACTACATCATCGATACCGTACCGGTGTTTCACCCTCTGGAGCCTTACTTGGCTTGTCTTAAACTCGACGGGAAGTTGATCCTCATGGGTGTTATTAACACTCCTCTTCAGTTCATCACCCCTCTCGTCATTCTTG GGAGGAAAGTGATATCAGGAAGCTTTATTGGGAGCATCAAAGAGACAGAGGAAGTGTTAGCTTTCTGCAAGGAGAAAGGGCTTACGTCGACAATTGAAGTGGTGAAGATTGATGAGCTCAACACTGCGTTTGAGAGGCTTCACAAGAACGATGTGCGTTACAGATTTGTGGTTGATGTTGCTGGAAGCAATCTGGTCGAGGAGGCTGCAACAACTACAAAATGA
- the LOC106428326 gene encoding RNA pseudouridine synthase 4, mitochondrial, with protein MAANWRVATAALRRHLRSPPPTIRESTGALSAANQRRSYTTALADDDDDPRGKWLTLPPFSPTIDAAAVGKELSFGDGDSIVKGSTDGSTTALRWILRCRPDLPRNLVQKLFRLRQVRRQVVVPMSCELQRSQLKRVAAKESLNVGDRIYLPLSVGNDAPPPAKKERFRCSEEERKFVCSLVLYKDPAIIVLNKPHGMAVQGGTGVKTSIDELAATCLTFDKSESPRLVHRLDRDCSGLLVLGRTQTAATLLHSIFREKTSGASAYGVKKNIKSLKRKYLALVIGCPRRQRGQISAPLRKVVVDDGKSDRITVNDNGELVSTQHAITEYRVVESSPHGYTWLELRPLTGRKHQLRVHCAEVLGTPILGDYKYGWQAHKTREPFVSPENTQTKPSSSPFGLDMEGGDVSSKQPHLHLHSKQIDLPNICQLLEKLEVSSDSDISDLDGLKFDAPLPTHMQLSFNLLKSRVETSDNC; from the exons ATGGCGGCCAATTGGAGAGTTGCGACCGCGGCCCTCCGTCGTCATCTCCGTTCCCCACCGCCTACTATCAGGGAGTCCACCGGAGCCTTATCCGCGGCTAATCAGCGTCGTAGCTACACGACAGCTCTCgctgacgatgatgatgatccgAGAGGGAAATGGCTCACTCTACCTCCTTTCTCTCCCACCATCGACGCCGCCGCGGTAGGAAAGGAGCTTTCTTTCGGCGACGGAGACTCCATCGTCAAAGGCTCAACGGATGGCTCAACGACGGCGCTGAGGTGGATTCTTCGTTGCCGTCCCGACCTACCTAGAAACCTCGTACAGAAACTCTTTCGTTTAAGACAG GTTAGAAGACAAGTAGTAGTGCCTATGAGTTGTGAACTACAAAGAAGCCAACTTAAAAGG GTGGCAGCTAAGGAGTCCTTGAATGTAGGAGATAGAATTTACCTTCCTTTGTCTGTAGGCAATGATGCGCCGCCTCCTGCTAAGAAAGAACGCTTTCGTTGCAGTGAAGAAGAGCGCAAATTCGTTTGCAGTTTGGTCTTGTACAAG GATCCAGCCATTATTgtcttgaataaacctcatggTATGGCTGTTCAA GGAGGGACTGGGGTGAAAACTAGCATCGATGAACTCGCTGCCACTTGTTTGACTTTTGATAAGTCAGAGTCTCCCCGGCTG GTGCACAGACTTGACAGAGACTGTAGTGGGCTTTTAGTGTTGGGAAGAACACAAACAGCTGCAACACTTCTTCATTCTATATTCCGCGAAAAAACATCTGGTGCATCTGCATAT GGTGTCAAGAAGAACATAAAATCcttgaaaagaaaatatctGGCACTCGTGATCGGGTGCCCAAGACGTCAAAGGGGACAGATCTCAGCGCCACTCAGAAAG GTTGTTGTGGATGATGGAAAATCTGATCGTATCACAGTTAATGACAACGGAGAACTCGTTTCCACTCAGCATGCTATCACCGAATACCGAGTGGTCGAATCTTCACCACATG GATACACATGGCTGGAGCTTCGTCCTTTAACCGGCAGAAAACATCAGCTCCGTGTACACTGCGCAGAAGTGCTAGGAACACCGATACTCGGGGACTATAAATACGGTTGGCAAGCTCATAAAACCAGGGAACCTTTTGTGTCTCCAGAAAACACCCAGACCAAGCCATCATCATCTCCTTTTGGCCTGGATATGGAAGGTGGAGATGTATCTTCAAAACAACCACACCTTCATCTCCATTCTAAGCAAATCGATCTGCCAAACATCTGTCAGCTCTTGGAGAAATTGGAGGTTTCTTCGGACTCTGATATCTCGGATCTCGATGGCCTTAAATTCGATGCTCCGTTGCCTACTCATATGCAGCTAAGCTTCAACTTGTTGAAATCTAGAGTCGAAACTAGTGACAATTGTTAG
- the LOC125604363 gene encoding probable F-box protein At5g47300 — translation MTMMSDLPGDLLEEILCRVPAVSLKRLRSSCKRWNRLFNDKQFSTKHLDKAAKQSLVFKVTQYSRACLMSVNLHGTPSVEFKGELRLLGSHLNANQIKISRVFHCDGLLLCTISNDTRIVLWNPFTGKTRWIQPRSTKNSYALGSYKEPRCGTSSYKILSYRTYNDHEFEIYEINSNTWRTLDVTSIFKLLYIGTSVSFKGKTYWFASDREDEQLGMFLVSFDYTTERFGRLSLPCKYPVGFFHDVALSVVGEEKLSVLLQPRNTRGKEIWVTNKIDGTKEVSWRKFLTVDYPERDYWITFTCFWVDEEKKVALCCEKCMFDRNTKIKDLVYIAGEDNEVKLLDFGAVTFGSCWPVLDYFPSLAYIQPGGGLKKRKRER, via the coding sequence ATGACTATGATGTCAGACCTTCCAGGAGATTTGCTAGAGGAGATACTCTGTCGCGTCCCTGCCGTATCTCTGAAACGTCTACGATCTTCATGCAAACGTTGGAACCGTTTATTCAACGATAAGCAATTCTCAACAAAGCACTTGGATAAAGCAGCAAAACAGTCTCTGGTTTTCAAGGTGACACAATATTCTAGGGCTTGTTTGATGAGTGTCAATCTCCATGGAACTCCATCTGTAGAGTTTAAAGGTGAGCTTCGCCTACTCGGTTCGCATTTGAACGCAAATCAGATCAAAATATCTAGAGTCTTTCACTGCGACGGGTTATTGTTATGTACTATCAGTAACGACACTAGAATCGTGCTTTGGAACCCGTTTACTGGTAAGACCAGGTGGATCCAACCAAGAAGTACAAAAAACTCATATGCTCTTGGATCCTACAAAGAACCTAGATGTGGAACTAGTAGCTACAAAATATTGAGCTATAGAACTTATAATGACCATGAGTTTGAAATATACGAGATTAACTCTAATACATGGAGAACTCTTGATGTCACTTCGATCTTCAAGCTATTGTATATTGGTACCAGCGTGTCTTTCAAGGGGAAGACGTATTGGTTTGCTTCCGATAGAGAAGATGAACAACTCGGCATGTTCTTGGTCAGTTTTGACTACACAACAGAGAGATTTGGACGCTTGAGTCTTCCTTGTAAGTATCCTGTAGGTTTTTTCCATGATGTGGCTCTATCCGTTGTTGGAGAAGAGAAGCTTTCAGTGTTATTACAACCAAGAAACACACGGGGGAAAGAGATATGGGTAACGAACAAGATCGATGGGACTAAAGAGGTGTCGTGGAGAAAGTTCTTAACAGTGGATTACCCCGAACGTGATTATTGGATTACTTTTACTTGTTTTTGGGTCGACGAGGAGAAGAAAGTCGCCCTATGTTGCGAGAAATGTATGTTCGACCGCAATACCAAGATCAAAGACTTGGTATACATTGCTGGGGAGGATAATGAAGTCAAACTACTTGATTTTGGAGCAGTTACATTTGGATCATGTTGGCCAGTTCTTGATTATTTTCCAAGCTTGGCCTATATCCAACCAGGTGGAGGcttaaagaaaagaaagagagagaggtga